A single window of Pseudomonas lutea DNA harbors:
- the ccoG gene encoding cytochrome c oxidase accessory protein CcoG, translating into MNDRIELHNITPPTDNNSDTVDLYAPREKIYTRAFTGLFRNVRMAGGALLFLLYFGTVWLEWGNHQAVWWNLPERKFYIFGATFWPQDFILLSGILIVSAFGLFFITVWAGRVWCGYTCPQSVWTWVFMWCEKLTEGDRHQRIKRDKLPMTGNTFMRKAVKHSLWVLIGLATGLTFVGYFSPIRELLGDFFIGQADGWAYFWVGFFTLATYANAGWLREQVCIHMCPYARFQSVMFDKDTLIVSYDPRRGEPRGARKKDVDYPAQGLGDCIDCTMCVQVCPTGIDIRDGLQIACIGCAACIDACDTVMDKMNYPRGLVSYTTEHALAGQVTRRLRPRLIGYGAVLLIMIGLLTVAFMTRPLVGLDVSKDRMLYREGTDGRIENVYSVKIINKDQLDHTYALDASGLPGLKLQGGQAVKVPAGEIVSVPVQLSVAPEQLPAGSQEVIFTLKNTAADRSNSRDTDVHAKSRFIGPSTR; encoded by the coding sequence ATGAATGACCGGATTGAGCTGCACAACATTACGCCGCCCACAGATAACAACAGCGACACAGTCGACCTGTATGCGCCGCGGGAAAAGATTTACACCCGCGCCTTCACCGGGCTGTTCCGCAACGTGCGCATGGCGGGCGGCGCGCTGCTGTTCCTGCTGTACTTCGGTACGGTCTGGCTTGAGTGGGGCAACCATCAAGCGGTGTGGTGGAACCTGCCGGAGCGCAAGTTCTACATCTTTGGCGCAACGTTCTGGCCGCAGGATTTCATCCTGCTGTCAGGGATCCTGATCGTCAGCGCCTTCGGCCTGTTCTTCATTACCGTCTGGGCCGGACGCGTCTGGTGCGGCTACACCTGCCCGCAAAGCGTATGGACCTGGGTCTTCATGTGGTGCGAAAAGCTCACCGAGGGCGACCGGCACCAGCGCATCAAACGCGACAAGCTGCCCATGACCGGCAATACCTTCATGCGCAAGGCCGTCAAGCACAGCCTCTGGGTCTTGATCGGGTTGGCGACCGGGCTGACCTTCGTCGGTTACTTCTCGCCGATCCGTGAATTGCTGGGCGACTTCTTCATCGGTCAGGCCGACGGCTGGGCGTATTTCTGGGTGGGCTTTTTCACCCTTGCCACTTATGCCAATGCCGGTTGGCTGCGCGAACAGGTGTGCATCCACATGTGCCCGTACGCGCGATTTCAGAGCGTGATGTTCGACAAGGACACCCTCATCGTCTCCTACGACCCACGACGCGGCGAGCCACGCGGTGCGCGAAAAAAGGACGTGGACTACCCGGCCCAGGGCCTCGGCGACTGCATTGATTGCACGATGTGCGTGCAGGTCTGCCCCACCGGCATCGACATCCGCGACGGCTTGCAGATCGCCTGCATCGGCTGCGCGGCATGCATTGACGCCTGCGACACGGTTATGGACAAAATGAACTACCCGCGCGGGCTGGTCAGCTACACCACCGAGCACGCCCTCGCCGGGCAAGTGACCCGCCGGTTGCGGCCTCGGCTGATCGGCTATGGCGCGGTGCTGCTCATCATGATCGGCCTGCTGACCGTCGCGTTCATGACGCGCCCGCTGGTGGGGCTGGATGTCAGCAAGGACCGCATGCTGTACCGGGAAGGCACCGATGGCCGGATTGAAAACGTGTACAGCGTGAAGATCATCAACAAGGATCAGCTTGACCATACCTACGCACTCGACGCCTCGGGGCTGCCCGGGCTCAAGCTGCAAGGCGGCCAAGCAGTAAAGGTGCCTGCCGGCGAAATCGTCAGCGTGCCGGTGCAACTGTCGGTCGCGCCTGAACAGCTGCCGGCGGGCAGCCAAGAAGTCATTTTTACCCTCAAAAACACCGCAGCTGACCGTTCCAACAGCCGCGACACCGACGTCCACGCCAAGAGCCGTTTCATCGGCCCGTCCACTCGCTGA
- the ccoO gene encoding cytochrome-c oxidase, cbb3-type subunit II: MIKHEALEKNIGLLSIFMVLAVAIGGLTQIVPLFFQDVTTQPVEGMTPRPALELEGRDVYMANGCVGCHSQMIRPLRAETERYGHYSVAGESVWDHPFLWGSKRTGPDLARVGGRYSDDWHRAHLYNPRDLVPESIMPAYPFLAETPLDGEQTAKKMQVLRSLGVPYTDADIAGAAQAVKGKTEMDALVAYLQGLGTLIKSKR; the protein is encoded by the coding sequence ATGATCAAACACGAAGCACTCGAGAAGAACATCGGCCTGCTGTCGATCTTCATGGTCCTTGCCGTTGCCATTGGCGGGCTGACGCAAATCGTCCCGTTGTTTTTTCAGGACGTCACCACTCAGCCGGTCGAGGGCATGACGCCACGGCCTGCGCTGGAGCTCGAAGGCCGCGACGTTTATATGGCCAATGGTTGCGTGGGCTGCCATTCCCAGATGATCCGGCCATTGCGCGCCGAAACCGAACGTTACGGGCATTACTCGGTGGCGGGTGAAAGTGTCTGGGATCACCCGTTTCTGTGGGGTTCCAAACGTACCGGGCCGGACCTTGCGCGGGTGGGCGGTCGTTATTCGGATGACTGGCACCGCGCGCACTTGTACAACCCGCGCGACCTGGTGCCGGAGTCGATCATGCCGGCTTACCCCTTCCTCGCCGAAACGCCGCTCGACGGCGAGCAGACCGCGAAGAAGATGCAAGTGCTGCGCAGCCTCGGCGTGCCCTACACCGATGCCGACATCGCCGGTGCCGCGCAAGCGGTGAAAGGCAAGACCGAAATGGATGCGCTGGTGGCCTACCTGCAGGGCCTGGGCACCCTCATCAAGAGCAAACGGTGA
- a CDS encoding CcoQ/FixQ family Cbb3-type cytochrome c oxidase assembly chaperone has protein sequence MDMGTIRGLGTVVVMVAFIGLALWVYSPRRKAEFDDARLLPFADEPHAPHPLNRNEQAQAQAQAQASQQTARRSKE, from the coding sequence GTGGACATGGGAACGATTAGAGGTCTGGGCACTGTTGTAGTGATGGTGGCCTTCATCGGCCTGGCGTTATGGGTGTACAGCCCGCGTCGCAAGGCTGAATTCGACGATGCCAGGCTGCTGCCGTTTGCCGATGAGCCTCATGCGCCCCACCCGCTCAACCGCAATGAGCAGGCGCAGGCCCAGGCCCAGGCCCAGGCGTCGCAACAGACCGCAAGGAGATCAAAGGAATGA
- the ccoS gene encoding cbb3-type cytochrome oxidase assembly protein CcoS produces MPALYIMIPVALLIVAVAIYVFFWAVDSGQYDDLDGPAHSILFDDQDPGHQAGVDEASGEGRASERRDGDA; encoded by the coding sequence ATGCCCGCGCTGTACATCATGATTCCTGTGGCGCTGCTGATCGTGGCGGTGGCGATCTACGTGTTCTTCTGGGCCGTGGACAGCGGCCAGTACGACGACCTCGACGGCCCGGCCCACAGCATTTTGTTTGACGACCAGGACCCGGGGCATCAGGCCGGCGTGGATGAGGCATCAGGGGAAGGCAGGGCAAGCGAGCGCCGGGACGGTGACGCGTGA
- a CDS encoding alpha/beta family hydrolase has translation MSKAHSVSNNAQACAQLAEQHGWLWNAPTGTATNPAATLILAHGAGAPMDSDFMNDVAGRLAALGVGVLRFEFPHMAQRRIDGRKRPPNPQARLLDSWREVYAAVRSGVDGRLAIGGKSMGGRMASLIADDVQADALFCLGYPFYAAGKPEKPRVAHLAELQTPTLIVQGERDALGNREMVEGYSLSKQIDVHWVPTANHDLKPLKSSGVTAEACMQEMAELIAGRLAS, from the coding sequence ATGAGCAAGGCACACTCAGTCAGCAACAACGCCCAGGCATGCGCTCAATTGGCAGAGCAACACGGCTGGTTGTGGAACGCGCCCACCGGGACGGCGACGAACCCGGCGGCCACGTTGATCCTGGCCCACGGCGCGGGCGCGCCGATGGACAGTGACTTCATGAATGACGTGGCCGGGCGTCTTGCCGCGTTGGGCGTCGGCGTGCTGCGCTTTGAATTCCCGCACATGGCGCAGCGCCGGATCGACGGACGCAAACGGCCGCCCAACCCACAAGCCAGGCTGCTGGACAGCTGGCGTGAGGTATACGCCGCTGTGCGTTCGGGTGTTGACGGGCGTTTGGCAATCGGTGGCAAATCCATGGGCGGACGCATGGCCAGCCTGATCGCCGATGACGTGCAGGCCGACGCCTTGTTCTGCCTCGGCTACCCGTTTTACGCGGCCGGTAAACCGGAGAAGCCGCGCGTCGCGCACCTGGCGGAGCTGCAAACGCCCACGCTGATCGTGCAGGGCGAGCGAGATGCGCTGGGCAACCGCGAGATGGTCGAAGGGTACTCTCTGTCGAAACAGATCGACGTGCATTGGGTGCCGACCGCCAACCACGACCTCAAACCGCTGAAATCGTCGGGTGTCACGGCTGAGGCGTGCATGCAGGAGATGGCGGAACTGATCGCGGGCCGCCTGGCGAGCTGA
- a CDS encoding heavy metal translocating P-type ATPase: protein MKNPLACYHCALPVPPGSRFVTPVLGQAREFCCPGCQAVAHAIVAGGLESYYRHRSEASTSPQALPVPPADEQALYDRPDVQQAFVHRVPEARERTGPGRAEKAAGAPLPANGGGPDESSAADRPRSRASGLLQRISAQREEGTDCGHATVAEVTLLIEGITCAACGWLIERHLRGLPAVIEARLNLSSHRLHLRWDDQALSLSQVLSEVRSIGYAAHPYRPDTATEQLALGNRRSLRQLGVAGLLWFQAMMATMATWPEFNLDLSAEMHTILRWVAMFLTTPIVFYSCAPFFEGALRDLRARHLTMDVSVSLAIGAAYIAGLWTAVTGIGELYFDAVGMFALFLLTGRYLERRARERTSAATAQLVNLLPPSCLRLNTDGQPERMLIDQLRLHDQVLVHPGALVPADGRIIAGRSNIDESLLTGESMPQPRQLGDAVTAGTANVDSVLTVEVLALGPDTRLSAVVRLLERAQSEKPPLAQMADRAAHWFLLVSLLSAACVGVLWWQVDAARAFWIVLAMLVATCPCALSLATPTALTAATGTLHKRGLLLTRGHVLEGLSKIDTVIFDKTGTLTEGRPTLRAIHRLGALSNDDCLSLAAALESHSEHPIARAFGRAPLAAHEVVATPGLGLQGCVNGRHLRIGEAAFVSALSGSAVPKMPDEPGQWLLLGDDTQPLAWLALEDRLRDDAAALVKACRQRGWQTLLLSGDSSPAVFSVAARLNIDSARGSLTPDDKLAVLQQLRAEGRTILMIGDGVNDVPVLAAADISVAVGSATDLAKTRADAVLLSNRLLAVVEAFGLADRTRRIIVENLAWAGLYNGLVLPFAALGWVTPLWAAAGMSVSSLVVVLNALRLTRIKTETADSSPAESSRAVSA, encoded by the coding sequence GTGAAAAACCCGCTCGCTTGCTATCACTGCGCGTTGCCCGTTCCCCCGGGCAGTCGGTTTGTCACGCCGGTACTCGGCCAGGCGCGTGAATTCTGCTGCCCCGGCTGTCAGGCGGTGGCCCATGCCATCGTCGCCGGCGGGCTGGAAAGCTATTACCGGCACCGCAGTGAAGCCTCGACTTCGCCCCAGGCGCTGCCCGTTCCGCCAGCAGACGAACAGGCGCTCTACGACCGCCCCGACGTACAGCAAGCGTTCGTCCACCGTGTCCCTGAGGCGCGCGAACGTACAGGTCCCGGTCGAGCGGAAAAGGCGGCAGGAGCGCCCTTGCCCGCGAATGGCGGTGGGCCAGACGAGTCATCTGCCGCAGACAGACCCCGTTCGCGGGCAAGCGGGCTCCTGCAACGGATCTCCGCCCAGCGTGAAGAAGGTACTGATTGCGGACATGCGACGGTGGCCGAAGTCACGTTGCTGATCGAGGGCATCACCTGCGCCGCGTGCGGCTGGTTGATCGAGCGTCATCTGCGCGGGCTGCCCGCGGTGATCGAGGCGCGGCTGAACCTGTCCAGTCATCGACTGCACCTGCGCTGGGACGACCAGGCATTGTCGTTGAGTCAAGTGCTGAGCGAGGTGCGCAGCATTGGTTACGCCGCTCACCCTTACCGCCCCGACACCGCGACGGAGCAACTGGCCCTGGGCAATCGCCGTAGCCTTCGGCAGTTGGGTGTCGCCGGGCTGCTGTGGTTTCAGGCGATGATGGCGACCATGGCGACCTGGCCCGAATTCAACCTCGACCTCAGCGCGGAGATGCACACCATCCTGCGCTGGGTGGCGATGTTTCTGACGACACCAATCGTCTTTTACAGCTGCGCGCCGTTCTTCGAAGGCGCGCTGCGGGACCTGCGCGCTCGGCATCTGACGATGGACGTTTCAGTGTCGCTGGCGATCGGCGCAGCCTACATCGCCGGGCTGTGGACCGCGGTCACCGGCATCGGCGAGCTGTATTTCGACGCGGTCGGGATGTTCGCGTTGTTCTTGCTCACGGGCCGCTACCTTGAGCGCCGCGCCCGTGAACGCACCAGCGCGGCGACCGCACAACTGGTCAACCTGCTGCCGCCGTCGTGCCTGCGGCTGAACACAGACGGCCAGCCCGAACGCATGCTGATCGATCAACTGCGCCTTCACGATCAGGTGTTGGTGCACCCCGGCGCGCTGGTGCCGGCAGACGGAAGGATTATCGCCGGGAGATCGAACATCGACGAGTCGCTGCTCACCGGCGAATCGATGCCGCAGCCCCGTCAGCTCGGCGACGCTGTCACCGCCGGCACCGCCAACGTGGACAGCGTGCTCACGGTGGAGGTGCTCGCCCTGGGGCCTGACACCCGGCTCTCGGCGGTCGTGCGCCTGCTGGAGCGGGCACAATCGGAGAAGCCGCCGCTGGCGCAGATGGCCGACCGCGCGGCCCATTGGTTTTTGCTGGTTTCGCTGCTGTCGGCAGCGTGTGTCGGCGTGCTTTGGTGGCAGGTCGACGCTGCACGCGCGTTCTGGATTGTGCTGGCCATGCTGGTTGCCACGTGCCCCTGCGCCCTGTCGCTGGCAACGCCGACCGCGCTCACCGCCGCCACGGGCACGCTGCACAAGCGCGGGCTGTTGCTGACCCGTGGCCATGTGCTGGAAGGGCTGAGCAAAATCGACACGGTGATTTTCGACAAGACCGGCACGCTGACTGAAGGCCGCCCTACGCTGCGGGCCATTCACCGTCTGGGCGCGCTGAGCAACGACGACTGCCTGAGCCTGGCGGCCGCACTGGAAAGCCATTCCGAACACCCGATTGCCCGGGCGTTTGGTCGGGCGCCTTTGGCAGCGCACGAGGTTGTTGCGACGCCAGGCCTGGGCCTTCAAGGTTGCGTCAACGGTCGGCACTTACGCATCGGCGAGGCGGCCTTCGTCAGCGCCCTCAGCGGTAGCGCGGTGCCGAAGATGCCAGACGAGCCCGGCCAGTGGTTGCTGCTTGGGGATGACACTCAGCCTCTGGCCTGGCTGGCGCTGGAGGATCGCCTGCGCGATGACGCCGCTGCCCTGGTCAAGGCCTGCCGTCAGCGCGGCTGGCAAACATTACTGCTGTCCGGCGACAGCTCACCTGCGGTGTTCAGTGTCGCGGCGCGACTGAATATTGATAGCGCCCGGGGCAGCCTGACGCCCGATGACAAGCTCGCCGTGCTCCAGCAGCTGCGCGCCGAGGGGCGGACGATTCTGATGATCGGCGACGGGGTCAATGACGTGCCGGTGCTGGCAGCGGCCGACATCAGCGTTGCCGTGGGCTCGGCCACCGATCTGGCCAAGACCCGCGCGGACGCGGTGCTGCTGTCCAATCGGCTGCTTGCAGTGGTGGAGGCCTTTGGCCTGGCCGATCGTACGCGGCGCATCATTGTGGAGAACCTGGCCTGGGCCGGGCTGTACAACGGGCTGGTGCTGCCCTTCGCGGCGCTGGGCTGGGTGACGCCGCTTTGGGCGGCAGCCGGAATGTCGGTCAGTTCGCTGGTGGTGGTGCTCAATGCCCTGCGCCTGACGCGGATCAAGACGGAGACGGCCGATTCAAGCCCTGCCGAATCAAGCCGAGCGGTGTCGGCATGA
- a CDS encoding sulfite exporter TauE/SafE family protein, translating into MPDLLPQLVSALILGLLGGGHCLGMCGGLMGALTLAIPKAQYSRRLRLLLAYNAGRVFSYACAGLLTGLLGWAVANSPAAIMLRVIAAVLMITMGFYLAGWWSGLTRIEGLGRWIWRYLQPIASRLMPVSTAPRALLLGALWGWLPCGLVYSTLLWSASQGNAWHSALLMLAFGLGTWPVLLATGVAAERVTALLRRRSVRVAGGVLVIVFGLWTLPGPHQQWLMGHHHHAMEHAGMAHG; encoded by the coding sequence ATGCCTGACCTCCTACCCCAACTCGTGTCTGCCCTGATCCTGGGCCTGCTTGGGGGTGGGCATTGCCTGGGCATGTGCGGCGGACTCATGGGCGCACTGACCCTGGCCATCCCCAAAGCGCAATACAGCCGACGCCTGCGCCTGCTGCTGGCCTACAACGCCGGGCGGGTTTTCAGTTATGCCTGTGCCGGGCTGCTGACCGGGCTGCTCGGCTGGGCCGTGGCCAACAGTCCTGCCGCGATCATGCTGCGGGTCATCGCGGCCGTGTTGATGATCACCATGGGCTTTTACCTCGCCGGCTGGTGGAGCGGCCTTACCCGAATCGAAGGGCTGGGCCGCTGGATATGGCGCTACTTGCAACCCATCGCCAGCCGCCTGATGCCGGTGTCGACCGCGCCGCGAGCGCTGTTGCTGGGCGCGCTGTGGGGCTGGCTGCCGTGCGGGCTGGTTTACAGCACACTGCTGTGGTCGGCGAGCCAGGGCAATGCATGGCACAGCGCATTATTGATGCTCGCGTTCGGCCTCGGCACCTGGCCGGTGCTGCTGGCGACCGGCGTGGCCGCCGAGCGTGTCACCGCCCTGCTCCGTCGCCGCAGCGTGCGCGTCGCCGGCGGCGTGCTGGTGATTGTATTCGGCCTCTGGACCCTCCCCGGCCCGCACCAACAATGGCTCATGGGGCATCATCATCACGCCATGGAACACGCCGGCATGGCGCACGGCTGA
- the ccoP gene encoding cytochrome-c oxidase, cbb3-type subunit III: MSTFWSVYVTVLTLGTIFAMVWLLFATRKGQRVDTTDETVGHAFDGIEEYDNPLPRWWFLLFVATLIFALGYLALYPGLGNWAGLLPGYDYADNDKKIRFSDGATGWTGVHEWEKEMAQSEARFGPIFAKFAAMPIEEVAKDPQALKMGGRLFASNCSVCHGSDARGAYGFPNLTDADWRWGGDPQSIKTSIMAGRHAVMPAWGAVIGEQGVRDVSAYVLAQLAGRALPADAQADPAAGQKIYATTCSACHGPQGKGVAALGAPDLTHPAGFIYGAGFAQLQQTIQFGRQGQMPAQAVLQGNDRVHLLAAYVYSLSHEGKPADSPADTPQ, translated from the coding sequence ATGAGCACCTTCTGGAGCGTGTACGTCACGGTGTTGACGCTGGGTACGATTTTCGCGATGGTCTGGCTGCTGTTTGCCACGCGCAAAGGCCAGCGCGTCGACACCACAGATGAAACCGTCGGCCATGCCTTCGACGGCATCGAGGAGTACGACAACCCGTTGCCCAGGTGGTGGTTTCTGCTGTTCGTGGCCACCCTGATTTTCGCGTTGGGTTATCTTGCGCTGTACCCCGGCCTGGGCAACTGGGCGGGCCTGTTGCCGGGCTATGACTACGCCGACAACGACAAGAAAATCCGGTTTTCCGACGGCGCCACAGGCTGGACCGGCGTGCACGAGTGGGAGAAGGAAATGGCTCAGTCAGAGGCGCGCTTCGGGCCGATCTTCGCCAAATTCGCTGCGATGCCCATTGAGGAAGTGGCCAAGGATCCTCAAGCGCTGAAGATGGGCGGCCGGCTGTTCGCTTCCAACTGCTCGGTGTGCCATGGCTCCGACGCCAGGGGCGCTTACGGTTTCCCCAACCTGACCGACGCCGACTGGCGCTGGGGCGGCGACCCGCAAAGCATCAAAACCAGCATCATGGCGGGCCGCCACGCGGTCATGCCGGCATGGGGCGCAGTGATCGGCGAACAGGGCGTGCGGGACGTGTCGGCGTACGTGTTGGCTCAGCTGGCGGGCCGTGCCCTGCCCGCTGATGCCCAGGCAGACCCGGCCGCGGGGCAGAAGATCTACGCCACGACCTGCAGCGCCTGCCATGGCCCGCAAGGCAAAGGCGTCGCCGCGTTGGGCGCACCTGACCTCACCCACCCGGCCGGATTCATTTACGGGGCCGGCTTTGCGCAGTTGCAGCAGACCATCCAGTTCGGTCGCCAGGGCCAAATGCCCGCCCAGGCGGTGCTGCAAGGCAATGACCGGGTTCATCTGCTGGCGGCGTACGTCTACAGCCTGTCCCACGAAGGCAAACCGGCAGACTCACCGGCAGACACACCGCAATGA
- a CDS encoding FixH family protein produces the protein MNATPAASPWHRHLWPWVIIGVLTCSVGLTLAMVAIAVTHPDNLVTDNYYEAGKGINRALDRELFGHALKLSASVGVGVGVDELTGEVDVRLSGASQPETLVLNLISPTQPDKDRKVVLARNPSQPGRYVGQLSDRVEGRRFVELLGVENGRVWRLFEEERITPGQRLTLGDEPIQGADRH, from the coding sequence ATGAACGCCACCCCCGCAGCAAGTCCCTGGCACCGGCATCTATGGCCGTGGGTGATCATTGGCGTTTTGACCTGCTCAGTGGGGCTGACGCTGGCGATGGTGGCCATTGCCGTGACCCACCCGGATAACCTCGTCACCGATAATTATTATGAGGCCGGAAAAGGCATCAATCGCGCCCTTGACCGCGAACTGTTCGGCCATGCCCTCAAGCTCAGCGCCAGCGTCGGCGTCGGCGTCGGCGTGGATGAGCTGACCGGCGAAGTCGACGTGCGTTTGAGCGGCGCCAGTCAGCCGGAGACACTGGTGCTGAACCTGATCTCACCGACCCAACCGGACAAGGACCGCAAGGTCGTGCTCGCGCGCAATCCTTCCCAGCCAGGGCGTTACGTCGGGCAGTTGAGCGACCGTGTCGAGGGGCGGCGATTCGTTGAATTGCTGGGCGTGGAAAACGGTCGGGTATGGCGTTTGTTCGAGGAAGAAAGAATCACTCCCGGACAGCGCCTGACGCTGGGCGACGAGCCGATTCAAGGCGCGGACAGGCACTGA
- the ccoN gene encoding cytochrome-c oxidase, cbb3-type subunit I produces MSTAPNPTAYNYKVVRQFAIMTVVWGIIGMGLGVFIASQLVWPDLNFGLPWTTFGRLRPLHTNLVIFAFGGCALFGTSYYVVQRTCQTRLISDGMAAFHFWGWQAVIIGAIVTLPMGYTTTKEYAELEWPIAILLAIVWITYGIVFFGTIVNRKTKHIYVANWFYGAFIVVTAMLHIVNHIALPVSLFKSYSAYAGATDAMIQWWYGHNAVGFFLTTGFLGMMYYFVPKQAERPIYSYRLSIVHFWALITLYIWAGPHHLHYTALPDWAQSLGMVMSIVLLVPSWGGMINGMMTLSGAWHKLRTDPILRFLVLSLAFYGMSTFEGPMMAIKTVNSLSHYTDWTIGHVHAGALGWVAMISIGAVYHMIPRLYGRAQMHSVALINTHFWLATLGTVLYITSMWVNGITQGLMWRAINDDGTLTYSFVEALQASHPGYIVRALGGAIFASGMLFMAYNVFRTIRAADRDEAQVAAQIAVVGAH; encoded by the coding sequence ATGAGCACTGCACCGAACCCGACTGCTTATAACTACAAAGTCGTCCGCCAGTTCGCCATCATGACGGTGGTCTGGGGCATCATCGGCATGGGCCTGGGGGTGTTCATCGCCTCGCAACTGGTGTGGCCTGATCTGAACTTCGGTCTGCCGTGGACCACCTTCGGCCGGCTGCGCCCTCTGCACACCAATTTGGTGATTTTCGCGTTCGGCGGCTGCGCGCTGTTCGGCACCTCCTACTACGTGGTCCAGCGAACCTGCCAGACGCGGCTGATTTCCGACGGTATGGCCGCGTTTCACTTCTGGGGCTGGCAAGCGGTGATCATCGGCGCCATCGTCACCTTGCCGATGGGCTACACCACCACCAAGGAATACGCCGAACTCGAATGGCCGATCGCGATCCTGCTGGCGATCGTCTGGATCACCTACGGCATCGTGTTTTTCGGCACCATCGTCAACCGCAAGACCAAACACATTTATGTCGCCAACTGGTTTTATGGCGCCTTCATCGTGGTCACGGCGATGCTGCACATCGTCAATCACATCGCGCTGCCGGTGAGCCTGTTCAAGTCGTATTCGGCGTACGCCGGTGCCACGGACGCCATGATCCAGTGGTGGTACGGGCACAACGCCGTGGGATTTTTTCTCACCACCGGGTTTCTCGGGATGATGTATTACTTCGTGCCAAAGCAGGCCGAACGCCCGATTTACTCCTATCGCCTGTCGATCGTGCACTTCTGGGCCTTGATCACCCTGTACATCTGGGCCGGGCCGCATCACTTGCACTACACGGCGCTGCCGGACTGGGCGCAGTCGCTGGGCATGGTGATGTCGATCGTCCTTCTGGTGCCCAGCTGGGGCGGCATGATCAACGGCATGATGACCTTATCCGGCGCGTGGCATAAATTGCGCACCGACCCGATCCTGCGCTTTCTCGTGCTGTCGCTGGCGTTCTACGGCATGTCGACGTTCGAGGGGCCGATGATGGCCATCAAAACCGTCAACTCCCTTTCCCACTACACCGACTGGACCATCGGCCATGTTCACGCCGGCGCGCTGGGCTGGGTGGCAATGATCTCCATCGGCGCGGTTTACCACATGATCCCCCGGCTTTACGGCCGTGCGCAGATGCACAGCGTGGCGCTGATCAATACCCACTTCTGGCTGGCCACCCTCGGCACCGTGCTCTACATCACCTCGATGTGGGTCAACGGCATCACTCAGGGCTTGATGTGGCGTGCAATCAATGACGACGGCACGCTGACCTATTCATTCGTCGAGGCGCTGCAGGCCAGTCATCCCGGTTACATCGTGCGCGCGCTGGGCGGGGCGATTTTCGCCAGTGGGATGCTGTTCATGGCCTACAACGTGTTCCGCACGATTCGCGCAGCGGATAGGGATGAGGCGCAAGTGGCCGCACAGATCGCTGTCGTGGGGGCGCACTGA